One Actinomyces marmotae DNA window includes the following coding sequences:
- a CDS encoding DUF4235 domain-containing protein, with product MPGKTTVDFAWKATAAVATLAAGFVADKALGTVWKTVTGKPTPNDESQLLEYRLMEVVAFAALSGAALAVTRELALRKAAAWYGGRGHNPLTS from the coding sequence ATGCCCGGCAAGACCACCGTTGACTTCGCCTGGAAGGCGACCGCCGCCGTCGCCACCCTGGCCGCCGGCTTCGTCGCCGACAAGGCGCTGGGCACCGTCTGGAAGACCGTCACCGGCAAGCCCACCCCCAACGACGAGTCCCAGCTCCTGGAGTACCGGCTCATGGAGGTCGTCGCCTTCGCCGCCCTCTCCGGGGCCGCGCTGGCCGTGACCCGCGAACTCGCCCTGCGCAAGGCGGCCGCCTGGTACGGCGGTCGCGGCCACAACCCCCTCACCTCCTGA
- a CDS encoding thiamine ABC transporter substrate-binding protein, whose product MTVTTTLTSPSSPTIPSSPRRAAPAPALTRRALLAGSAAAALALAACGKKDGDDAKSITVLTHDDFNLPEDLLAAFQKDSGLTVSISKSGSGGELANQLVLTKDAPLGDAFFGIDNSFISRLVAGGVVDPASTLTLPSGAEDYRVDGAAAIAPIDFGEVALNYDVAYFTDHGLTPPASFEDLAKPENKGLAVLINPSTSTTGLCFLLATIAHFGEDGFADYWKRLVANGAKIVEGWTAAYSVDFSAGEGKGAYPIVLSYSSSPAATVSADGTTSTTASVPATAFRQVEYAGVLSGAKNPAGAKVFIEWLLTKDVQTAIPDSMYMYPVSAEATLSPAMTTFGALSASPLTLDAARIADKREAWLATWTEAVGQ is encoded by the coding sequence ATGACCGTTACGACCACCCTGACCAGCCCCAGTTCACCGACCATCCCCAGTTCCCCGCGCCGCGCGGCTCCCGCGCCAGCCCTCACCCGCCGCGCCCTGCTCGCCGGCTCGGCGGCCGCCGCCCTCGCCCTGGCGGCCTGCGGCAAGAAGGACGGCGACGACGCCAAGTCGATCACCGTCCTCACCCACGATGACTTCAACCTCCCCGAGGACCTCCTCGCCGCCTTCCAGAAGGACTCCGGTCTGACGGTGTCCATCTCGAAGTCCGGCAGTGGTGGCGAGCTGGCCAACCAGCTCGTCCTGACCAAGGACGCGCCGCTGGGAGACGCCTTCTTCGGCATCGACAACTCGTTCATCTCCCGCTTGGTCGCGGGCGGCGTCGTCGATCCCGCCTCAACCCTCACCCTGCCCTCCGGCGCCGAGGACTACCGCGTCGACGGCGCCGCCGCCATCGCCCCCATCGACTTCGGCGAAGTCGCCCTCAACTACGACGTCGCCTACTTCACCGATCACGGCCTCACCCCACCCGCCTCCTTCGAGGACCTCGCCAAGCCGGAGAACAAGGGGCTCGCCGTCCTCATCAACCCCTCCACCTCCACCACCGGCCTGTGCTTCCTGCTGGCCACCATCGCGCATTTCGGGGAGGACGGCTTCGCCGACTACTGGAAGCGGCTCGTGGCGAACGGGGCCAAGATCGTCGAGGGCTGGACCGCCGCTTACAGCGTCGACTTCTCCGCGGGCGAGGGCAAGGGCGCCTACCCGATCGTCCTGTCCTACTCCTCCTCGCCCGCCGCCACCGTCAGCGCCGATGGGACGACCTCGACCACCGCCTCCGTCCCGGCCACCGCCTTCCGGCAGGTCGAGTACGCGGGCGTCCTGTCCGGCGCCAAGAACCCCGCAGGCGCCAAGGTCTTCATCGAATGGCTCCTCACCAAGGACGTTCAGACGGCGATCCCCGACTCCATGTACATGTACCCCGTCAGCGCCGAGGCGACGCTCAGCCCCGCCATGACGACCTTCGGCGCCCTCTCGGCCTCCCCGCTCACCCTCGATGCCGCCCGGATCGCCGACAAGCGCGAGGCCTGGCTCGCCACCTGGACCGAGGCCGTCGGCCAGTGA